The Candidatus Margulisiibacteriota bacterium genome has a window encoding:
- a CDS encoding HU family DNA-binding protein, translating to MNKKQLAGKVADKSDLTKAQAEALIDVVLNEISEALTRNEKVRLVGFGNFVVRKRKGRIGRNPQTGAQITIDDSKSPAFVPGINLKNLIKGKPTQ from the coding sequence ATGAATAAAAAGCAATTGGCGGGCAAAGTCGCGGACAAATCAGATCTGACCAAGGCGCAAGCGGAAGCATTGATCGATGTTGTTTTGAACGAGATCTCTGAGGCATTGACCCGTAATGAAAAAGTCAGACTGGTTGGTTTTGGCAACTTTGTGGTCAGAAAGCGCAAAGGACGCATTGGACGCAACCCGCAGACCGGGGCACAAATTACCATAGATGATTCCAAATCTCCGGCTTTTGTTCCGGGGATCAACCTTAAGAACCTGATCAAGGGCAAACCCACCCAATAG
- a CDS encoding pyruvate ferredoxin oxidoreductase (catalyzes the formation of acetyl-CoA from pyruvate and coenzyme A) has product MANLKELSKKQEPLTGGHRLCPGCGASIVVRQVLLASKDPVVVVSATGCLEVSTTIFPYSAWKVPFLHNAFENAAATMSGVEAYYQYLKRKGKTSQHINFVAFGGDGGTYDIGFQSLSGAMERGHDLTYVCYNNQAYMNTGIQRSSATPKGANTTTEPAGKVKQGKTMNRKDLTEIMVAHNIPYVAQATVGNWADLTRKAEKAFSIRGPKFMNVLQPCRLGWAYKPEETGVIGRIAAETCFWPLYEVENGVYKITKPREKKPITEFLKTQERFRHLFKPGNEKIIEDIQAEVDQRWQSLLAKEAMTAKAAK; this is encoded by the coding sequence ATGGCAAATTTAAAAGAATTATCAAAAAAACAAGAACCGCTGACCGGCGGTCATCGGCTCTGTCCAGGTTGCGGCGCTTCCATTGTAGTCCGCCAGGTTTTACTTGCCTCAAAAGACCCGGTAGTCGTTGTTTCGGCCACCGGCTGTCTGGAAGTTTCGACCACGATTTTTCCTTATTCGGCCTGGAAAGTCCCATTTTTACACAACGCATTTGAGAACGCCGCGGCAACCATGTCCGGCGTGGAAGCTTATTACCAGTATTTAAAAAGAAAAGGGAAGACCAGCCAGCATATTAACTTTGTCGCTTTTGGCGGCGATGGTGGGACTTACGATATCGGTTTCCAGTCGCTATCGGGCGCGATGGAGCGGGGGCACGACCTGACCTATGTCTGCTATAACAACCAGGCTTATATGAACACCGGGATCCAGCGGTCGAGCGCCACCCCGAAGGGGGCAAACACGACCACCGAACCTGCCGGCAAAGTCAAACAGGGGAAGACCATGAACCGGAAAGACTTAACCGAGATCATGGTTGCCCACAATATCCCCTATGTTGCCCAGGCGACCGTAGGCAACTGGGCCGACCTGACCCGCAAAGCGGAAAAAGCTTTTTCGATCCGCGGGCCGAAATTCATGAACGTTCTTCAGCCCTGCCGGCTTGGCTGGGCTTACAAGCCGGAGGAGACCGGGGTAATTGGCCGGATAGCGGCCGAAACCTGCTTCTGGCCGCTTTACGAGGTTGAAAATGGCGTATATAAGATCACCAAACCGCGGGAAAAGAAACCGATAACAGAATTTTTGAAGACACAGGAGAGGTTTCGGCATCTGTTCAAGCCGGGGAACGAAAAAATTATTGAGGATATTCAGGCGGAAGTCGACCAGCGCTGGCAGTCTCTTTTGGCCAAAGAAGCGATGACAGCAAAGGCGGCAAAATAA
- a CDS encoding AAA family ATPase, whose translation MNHLDEELSSLLEVLPPLIKQSLITYHDIFSLVEVVLDLGKPAEARFSRSVHYFREMVVSQDDIDYVVGKVGDFTSDNRAGVERTLHRISCIRNRRGKIIGLTCRVGRTIIGTIDIIRDVVESGKNVLFVGPPGSGKTTKLREAARVLSEQFKKRVIVVDTSNEIAGDGDIPHPAIGSARRMQVPSPDFQHKVMIEAVENHMPEVIIVDEIGTEAEAAACKTIAERGVQLIGTAHGVTFDNIISNPTLTDLVGGIQSVILGDEEAKRRHTQKAVLERKGPPAFDIAVEIQERDKFAIYGDVAKSVDAILRGLPIRPEIRVRLPDGKIEISQKALEPMPVPTQEEVDRMAIEKGEGPVRIYPFGVNRQTLERSLRAMQLPAVVAKEIDEADLVLTVKSKARTGTKIMRAADERNIQVHVIKKNVSSQMIKFLKFYFNAAGKEETEAIALREAADAIESAKNGKKAIDLNPQNAYIRRLQHQRVEEAGLHSESVGEEPKRRLRIYPE comes from the coding sequence ATGAACCATCTTGATGAAGAGCTAAGCAGCCTCTTAGAGGTTTTACCCCCGCTTATTAAGCAATCATTAATCACCTATCATGATATTTTTTCTTTAGTCGAGGTTGTGCTTGATCTTGGCAAACCGGCGGAAGCGCGGTTTTCCCGCTCTGTCCATTATTTCAGGGAAATGGTCGTTTCCCAGGACGACATTGATTATGTCGTAGGCAAAGTCGGCGATTTTACCTCCGATAACCGGGCGGGGGTGGAGCGGACCCTGCACCGGATCTCCTGCATCCGCAACCGCCGGGGAAAGATCATTGGTCTGACCTGCCGGGTCGGCCGGACCATTATCGGAACGATCGATATTATAAGAGATGTGGTTGAGTCGGGGAAGAACGTCCTGTTTGTTGGTCCTCCCGGCAGCGGGAAGACGACCAAACTGCGCGAAGCGGCCCGGGTCTTGAGCGAACAGTTTAAAAAAAGAGTTATTGTGGTTGATACCTCCAACGAGATCGCCGGCGACGGCGACATTCCCCACCCGGCGATCGGCTCCGCCCGCCGGATGCAGGTCCCGTCTCCCGATTTTCAGCACAAGGTGATGATCGAAGCGGTGGAGAACCACATGCCGGAAGTGATCATCGTTGACGAGATCGGGACCGAAGCGGAAGCGGCCGCCTGCAAGACGATCGCTGAGCGCGGCGTCCAGCTCATTGGGACCGCCCACGGGGTGACATTTGACAACATTATCAGCAACCCGACCCTGACCGACCTGGTCGGCGGGATCCAATCGGTTATTCTGGGGGATGAAGAGGCGAAGCGCCGCCATACCCAAAAAGCGGTTCTGGAGCGGAAAGGCCCTCCCGCGTTCGATATCGCGGTCGAGATCCAGGAACGGGATAAATTTGCCATCTATGGTGACGTCGCCAAATCAGTTGACGCCATTCTGCGCGGCCTGCCGATCAGGCCGGAGATCAGGGTTCGTCTTCCCGACGGGAAGATCGAGATCTCACAAAAAGCGCTCGAGCCGATGCCGGTCCCGACCCAGGAAGAGGTGGACCGAATGGCAATAGAAAAAGGGGAGGGGCCGGTCAGGATTTATCCTTTTGGGGTCAACAGGCAGACGCTGGAACGATCTCTCCGGGCAATGCAGCTGCCGGCGGTCGTCGCCAAAGAGATAGACGAAGCCGATCTGGTTTTGACGGTTAAATCAAAGGCCCGGACGGGGACTAAAATTATGCGAGCGGCGGATGAGCGCAATATTCAGGTCCATGTCATCAAAAAGAACGTCTCGTCGCAGATGATCAAATTCCTGAAGTTTTACTTTAACGCCGCCGGGAAAGAAGAAACAGAAGCGATTGCCCTGCGGGAAGCTGCAGATGCGATCGAATCGGCTAAAAACGGTAAAAAGGCGATCGACCTTAATCCCCAGAACGCATATATCCGGCGGTTGCAGCATCAAAGGGTGGAAGAGGCGGGGCTTCATTCGGAGTCGGTAGGTGAAGAGCCTAAACGGCGGCTGCGGATCTATCCGGAATAA